The Novosphingobium sp. G106 genomic sequence TGCTTCGATTGGCGAGCAATCCATGTATCGTCAGGGACCGGCTTTCCGCATCCTGACCAAGATAGCCGAGGCGTTCGGACAGTTCCTTTGCGACCCGCAGCTCCTTCGGCGTGAAAGCAATTTCGACCCCGCAGTTTGATACGATTTCGTCCGCGCCATGCTCACCATAGACATTCCGCAGCTGGGAGCGGGACTGGATGACGGGGAGCAGACGCAGCCCATAGCCGCGCACATAGGAGAACGCATTGGCAATGACCTGGGCGCGGCCGAGCCGCGCAAATTCGTCCAGAATGAGCAGCACGGATAGCTTTTCACCATCGTCGGGCAGTTGCCGCGTGTTGAGGTCGATCAGCTGTTGGAAAAACAGATTGTAGAGCGGCGCGACCCTATCGAGTTCATCCGGCGAGACACCGAGATAGATCGAGGTCGGGATGCGGCGAAGGTCCGTCAGGGAAAAGTCGCTTTCGGCCGTCGCGCGATCGACAATCGGATTGATCCAGAGATTGAGCTTGGAGGTGACGGTCTGGATAATGCCGGTGAATGTGTTGTCTGCGCTGGACGTAAAATCGCTCAACGCAGCGCGGCACCCTTCCGATAGCGCACCATCGCCGGCTTCCTTGGCGAAGAATGCCTTCATCCCCGGCATCGTGATGGTCCGGTAGATCTCGCCAAACGAGAAGGGACGTTCAGGCTTGGCCGCGATCCACGATGCTATGCCGACAAAGGCCGTGCGGGCTGATTCCGTCCAGAATGCCTCGCCCTTCTCCGGGGGCACGAAGAGCATCGTGGCGATCTTCTGCAATTCGACCAGGACCTCAATCGGGTCGGACCTGTTGATATAGCTGAGCGGGTTGTAGCGGGCCGTGCGGCCTTCCCTGTCCGTAGGGTTGAACAGCACAACCTTTTGGCCGCCCTTGCGGCGGAAACCCGCCGTGATTTCGTAGTTCTCACGCTTAATATCGAGCACGACAACCGAATCCGGCCATTGCAACAGATTGGGAATGACGATGCCGACGCCCTTGCCCGATCCGGTCGGGGCTTCGAGCAATACATGCTCCATCTTGCCCACCATGAGAAAGCCGTTGCGGAAAAAGCCATTGCGGACGCGGCCGAGCACAATGCCCTTTTTCGCGCGAAGGCCCGCCTTGCGGATTTCACCTTCGCGCGCGAAACGCGCCTCGCCGTGAAGGTTCTTTTTCGGCCGCAAGACGATCGCCATGAGCAACACCGGCAGCGGCACGCCGATGACCGCGCCTCGCCAAAGCGCTTCGGTCACGACAGGATCATGCCGATAATACCAGAAGAAGCCGGGAAGGGTGAGCGGATCGTAGGCCGCGGCGGGCATCTTGAGGAAGAACCACGCCACCGTGCCGGTCAGCAGGCCGATCAGCAGGAGCGTGATCGGAAGGAGGACAAGGGCCAGTGCGAGCCTGTTAGAGCCTGTTTTCTGGATCAAAATATATCTCCGTCACGCGAAAGCGGCCTTCGACCTTCTTGGTCTGCACGACCACATCAACCAGCAGCTTGAGCAGGCTGCGAATGTCGTCACGGGCCAGATCGGCGCCGCCCTCGCTTTCCTTGACCAGCAATGTCAGCTGTTCGAACGCGAGTTCGGCCGAGTCCGCATGGATCGTCGTGATCGAGCCGGGGTGGCCTGAGTTGACGTTGCGGAGATAGAAGAACGCGGTGCCGTCGCGCAGCTCCTGCAACAGTATCCGGTCAGGCCGCATACGCAGGGCCGATTCCAGAAGATCCTTTGCAGAGATTTTCGCGGTGCCCTGCTTGTCCTTCGCGTAGAGCATGTGGACCACGTTGCGATGCGGAACGACCAATTCGCGCGTGTCTTCGATCGTCAGCAGCCGCTCATGCGGCGGAATGAGCTGGATCAGCCCTTTAGAGAGCGTCGTCTTTCCCGAGCCGGTAGCGCCGGAAATCAGGATATTCTTGCGGCCCTGGACCGCCTTCTGGAAAAATTCGACGTGCTTCCCTGCGTCGAGCAGATCGCGCAATTCAACATCGAGCGGCGAGACTTGCCGGGTTGCGATCTTCGTCTCGCTAAACAGCCCACCGCGCTCGAAATCCTCCATCGTCAACGTCACCGATGACGGCTTGCGGATGGTGATGGACACTGTGCCGGCAGGGACAGCAGGCGGCACAACCAGCTGCACACGCTCGCCGCTGGGGAGGATTGTGGAGCAGATCGGCGTGGACTGGCTTATGTCCTGATGCGTGAAAGCCGCCGCTGCCCGCGCGAGCGCGAGCAGCGACTTTTCATTCAGGTCGGGCAATGTCTCCCAGGACCACCCATCGCGCGTTTCAATTGCCGCCTCGCCAGCCTTGTTAATCACCAGCTCCGTTACGTCCTCACGCGCGAGCAGAGGGCGCAACGGCAGCAAGGCGTTTTCGAGGACAGCCGTATTGCTCATTGGCCGCGCCGAAGCCGAAGGCCGTAGATGTTGGAGAAATCGAAGTCGCGCGCGACCATGATCCCCACTTCCGCGCCCTGATTGATGCGAAGCACCGGCTGAATCTGCATCGTGTCCCGCAAGATCGTGTCCGACGCTTGGCTGGGAACCCGAGTGACATTATCCGCGTCGGAGACTTCCGAGGCGGCGATCGAGGCGGCATCGTTAAGCGAGCTGAACAGCAACGCCGCCCCAAAGCGTTCCCAAAAAGTTCTTCACGCCGCCTGCCATGCCTGAACGGCCAAGCGCATCGCTGGCGGGCGAGCCTACGTCGATCGCCACGCCGCGAGGCGTGACCGCGCGGTTCCATACCGCAAAGAGACGATATTTGCCGCGCTGGACGCCGGTTTGATATTCGCCCAGGACGCGCGTTCCCTTTTCCAGCAGAACGACGCGGCCGTT encodes the following:
- the virB11 gene encoding P-type DNA transfer ATPase VirB11 — protein: MSNTAVLENALLPLRPLLAREDVTELVINKAGEAAIETRDGWSWETLPDLNEKSLLALARAAAAFTHQDISQSTPICSTILPSGERVQLVVPPAVPAGTVSITIRKPSSVTLTMEDFERGGLFSETKIATRQVSPLDVELRDLLDAGKHVEFFQKAVQGRKNILISGATGSGKTTLSKGLIQLIPPHERLLTIEDTRELVVPHRNVVHMLYAKDKQGTAKISAKDLLESALRMRPDRILLQELRDGTAFFYLRNVNSGHPGSITTIHADSAELAFEQLTLLVKESEGGADLARDDIRSLLKLLVDVVVQTKKVEGRFRVTEIYFDPENRL
- a CDS encoding type IV secretory system conjugative DNA transfer family protein, giving the protein MIQKTGSNRLALALVLLPITLLLIGLLTGTVAWFFLKMPAAAYDPLTLPGFFWYYRHDPVVTEALWRGAVIGVPLPVLLMAIVLRPKKNLHGEARFAREGEIRKAGLRAKKGIVLGRVRNGFFRNGFLMVGKMEHVLLEAPTGSGKGVGIVIPNLLQWPDSVVVLDIKRENYEITAGFRRKGGQKVVLFNPTDREGRTARYNPLSYINRSDPIEVLVELQKIATMLFVPPEKGEAFWTESARTAFVGIASWIAAKPERPFSFGEIYRTITMPGMKAFFAKEAGDGALSEGCRAALSDFTSSADNTFTGIIQTVTSKLNLWINPIVDRATAESDFSLTDLRRIPTSIYLGVSPDELDRVAPLYNLFFQQLIDLNTRQLPDDGEKLSVLLILDEFARLGRAQVIANAFSYVRGYGLRLLPVIQSRSQLRNVYGEHGADEIVSNCGVEIAFTPKELRVAKELSERLGYLGQDAESRSLTIHGLLANRSKTISEQRRALMLPQELMQLPEDDILVIRGGIPVIRGKKIRYFKDAVFRSRLTPAPEVPALPKPVAPIAAVDDLSDEELAAFNDYSALADDQVQDIPEDVLALDRDMPNLTVKDGSMAFDEINFDDIIGPDPTKEEWEGQRRDLVLSEGEEYGR